A stretch of Halichondria panicea chromosome 1, odHalPani1.1, whole genome shotgun sequence DNA encodes these proteins:
- the LOC135348532 gene encoding uncharacterized protein LOC135348532 isoform X2 has product MNARSSDLQIAVTLALLILSWSCRGEEGIPAFRGVRNDTSEDNVTATLTSLSEASIVEGFMVECIGASSREGPLPITVADPPSPPLSQRVSFTLNQPSYSNTTLEWGPPSSTGSVSVNYVVTISPTPFSGSPVTVEAISAQITVSYNTLYNVTIRADNCAGMSQESSIMDLIVCPTPFTAADVTITNTPPVTIGGSMLTFTCSRDNEVITSTCGSSGWSPDPGTFDCSSPVTDPSVTCDSPTVPYNGTVDINGVETPPFSLGSQVIYRCDEGLFPPDVRTSTCTDVGGRGEWVENPRSLVCRVSPVNCSLPAEPSNGTIVNYNERLNETVLEGTVLTYQCDNGFSLTEPNTITCTNAGVWSIEPEAIMCVPPTEAATLSTGATLAIGVTTTFVASTILGFLAGLLVMYSFTRKKAVYYTRKTALSVVQPTKPVGPVYEEVSPKEEIELNTNQAYGPVGL; this is encoded by the exons ATGAATGCAAGATCATCAGATCTACAGATTGCTGTCACTCTAGCGTTGCTTATTTTAAGTTGGTCATGCCGAGGGGAAG AAGGTATTCCAGCATTCCGTGGTGTTCGCAATGACACGAGTGAAGATAATGTCACTGCCACTCTCACTTCACTGTCCGAGGCCTCCATTGTGGAGGGTTTTATGGTGGAGTGTATTGGGGCTAGCTCACGAGAAGGTCCTCTTCCCATTACTGTTGCTG atccaCCCTCCCCTCCCTTGAGTCAAAGAGTCTCCTTCACTCTAAACCAACCCAGCTACTCTAATACTACCCTGGAGTGGGgccctccctcctctactggcAGTGTGTCTGTCAACTATGTCGTTACTATCTCCCCAACACCTTTCTCCGGGTCACCAGTCACCGTGGAGGCCATCTCGGCACAGATAACTGTCTCCTACAACACTCTCTACAATGTGACTATCAGAGCTGACAACTGTGCAGGAATGAGCCAAGAGAGTTCAATTATGGATCTAA TTGTGTGCCCCACACCGTTTACTGCTGCTGATGTGACTATCACCAACACACCTCCTGTCACTATTGGTGGATCCATGCTCACCTTCACTTGCAGTAGAGACAATGAAGTGATAACCTCAACCTGTGGCAGTAGTGGGTGGTCTCCTGACCCTGGGACCTTCGACTGCAGCAGTCCAGTTACAG ATCCCTCGGTCACCTGTGACTCTCCAACAGTACCGTACAATGGCACTGTGGACATCAATGGTGTGGAAacaccacccttctcactgGGTTCACAGGTCATCTATCGCTGTGATGAGGGACTGTTCCCCCCTGATGtgaggaccagcacatgcactgatgtggggggtaggggagagtgggtggagaatcctAGGAGCTTGGTGTGCAGAGTGAGTCCAG TCAACTGCTCTCTTCCTGCTGAGCCATCCAACGGAACTATAGTGAACTATAATGAGAGGTTGAatgagacagtgttggagggaacagtgctgacttaccagtgtgacaatggattcTCATTGACTGAACCCAACACCATtacttgcactaatgctggagtctggagtattgagcctgaggcaatcatgTGTGTGCCACCAACTGAAG CTGCCACCCTATCAACTGGTGCAACTCTTGCCATCGGTGTTACTACTACTTTCGTTGCGTCTACTATCCTTGGATTTCTCGctggactcctagtgatgtATTCGTTCAcgcgtaagaaggcagtgtactACACAAGAAAAACAGCATTATCTGTTGTACAACCCACGAAACcagttggtcctgtttatgaagaggtgtcacccaaagaggagattgaactgaacactaaccaggcgtatggaccagtaggacTGTGA
- the LOC135348532 gene encoding uncharacterized protein LOC135348532 isoform X1 translates to MNARSSDLQIAVTLALLILSWSCRGEAYLTITPTVACPDDTVTFTCTMPGSFIQWDITPLQGARLSIFLRFNNDDATEGIPAFRGVRNDTSEDNVTATLTSLSEASIVEGFMVECIGASSREGPLPITVADPPSPPLSQRVSFTLNQPSYSNTTLEWGPPSSTGSVSVNYVVTISPTPFSGSPVTVEAISAQITVSYNTLYNVTIRADNCAGMSQESSIMDLIVCPTPFTAADVTITNTPPVTIGGSMLTFTCSRDNEVITSTCGSSGWSPDPGTFDCSSPVTDPSVTCDSPTVPYNGTVDINGVETPPFSLGSQVIYRCDEGLFPPDVRTSTCTDVGGRGEWVENPRSLVCRVSPVNCSLPAEPSNGTIVNYNERLNETVLEGTVLTYQCDNGFSLTEPNTITCTNAGVWSIEPEAIMCVPPTEAATLSTGATLAIGVTTTFVASTILGFLAGLLVMYSFTRKKAVYYTRKTALSVVQPTKPVGPVYEEVSPKEEIELNTNQAYGPVGL, encoded by the exons ATGAATGCAAGATCATCAGATCTACAGATTGCTGTCACTCTAGCGTTGCTTATTTTAAGTTGGTCATGCCGAGGGGAAG CTTATTTGACAATAACCCCCACTGTGGCTTGTCCTGATGACACTGTCACCTTCACCTGCACTATGCCTGGTAGCTTTATACAATGGGATATCACTCCACTGCAAGGGGCCCGGCTCAGCATATTTTTACGTTTTAATAATGATGATGCCACAGAAGGTATTCCAGCATTCCGTGGTGTTCGCAATGACACGAGTGAAGATAATGTCACTGCCACTCTCACTTCACTGTCCGAGGCCTCCATTGTGGAGGGTTTTATGGTGGAGTGTATTGGGGCTAGCTCACGAGAAGGTCCTCTTCCCATTACTGTTGCTG atccaCCCTCCCCTCCCTTGAGTCAAAGAGTCTCCTTCACTCTAAACCAACCCAGCTACTCTAATACTACCCTGGAGTGGGgccctccctcctctactggcAGTGTGTCTGTCAACTATGTCGTTACTATCTCCCCAACACCTTTCTCCGGGTCACCAGTCACCGTGGAGGCCATCTCGGCACAGATAACTGTCTCCTACAACACTCTCTACAATGTGACTATCAGAGCTGACAACTGTGCAGGAATGAGCCAAGAGAGTTCAATTATGGATCTAA TTGTGTGCCCCACACCGTTTACTGCTGCTGATGTGACTATCACCAACACACCTCCTGTCACTATTGGTGGATCCATGCTCACCTTCACTTGCAGTAGAGACAATGAAGTGATAACCTCAACCTGTGGCAGTAGTGGGTGGTCTCCTGACCCTGGGACCTTCGACTGCAGCAGTCCAGTTACAG ATCCCTCGGTCACCTGTGACTCTCCAACAGTACCGTACAATGGCACTGTGGACATCAATGGTGTGGAAacaccacccttctcactgGGTTCACAGGTCATCTATCGCTGTGATGAGGGACTGTTCCCCCCTGATGtgaggaccagcacatgcactgatgtggggggtaggggagagtgggtggagaatcctAGGAGCTTGGTGTGCAGAGTGAGTCCAG TCAACTGCTCTCTTCCTGCTGAGCCATCCAACGGAACTATAGTGAACTATAATGAGAGGTTGAatgagacagtgttggagggaacagtgctgacttaccagtgtgacaatggattcTCATTGACTGAACCCAACACCATtacttgcactaatgctggagtctggagtattgagcctgaggcaatcatgTGTGTGCCACCAACTGAAG CTGCCACCCTATCAACTGGTGCAACTCTTGCCATCGGTGTTACTACTACTTTCGTTGCGTCTACTATCCTTGGATTTCTCGctggactcctagtgatgtATTCGTTCAcgcgtaagaaggcagtgtactACACAAGAAAAACAGCATTATCTGTTGTACAACCCACGAAACcagttggtcctgtttatgaagaggtgtcacccaaagaggagattgaactgaacactaaccaggcgtatggaccagtaggacTGTGA